One window of the Branchiostoma lanceolatum isolate klBraLanc5 chromosome 3, klBraLanc5.hap2, whole genome shotgun sequence genome contains the following:
- the LOC136430791 gene encoding uncharacterized protein isoform X2, with amino-acid sequence MAKVHTIISAEPDSGSDDGSEDSDAAYFLDDFVVETNVPDELSRPIWKVNDNILRKYVPYKNKPNWYIASNCYLGLRGCGKKFRSITPKFKRLEKNKQIVKIVPSDSLKHYSNADEQVKEGATDTITRVNDMANEIGRPHDPTGGRVHSSTRTVGKRKNSSIAIASFAEILRRYPVVFPDEENKDSGGENSSFMERFVVDVKTIGQEDQPIWEMKSTFLKKYVPYKNKLQRRWYIGSNCYLGWTGDNAMKLQPVACKFVRRENYKTIVQVVNPSNVDSHASTTSVTSQQEGRAPDSTTPTTIYGDQDMTLQGKVNGQRGVQCCTNNASQVGIPSQDQEWVSVCDISPPSVDVLKGTTEWDCTILPEDDIFKELNDFATQTEGFSSDKTEEEEKDQERTRTIVETLLAGLDDESKEESTDTITRVNDMAEDTATAPTGGRVEPTQTPSVGKRKNCTIASFAEVLSRDPVVFPNEDSEDSGGENSSFMERFVVDVKTINQKNQPIYEMKTTLLKKYVPYKNKQRCYIGSNCYLGWAGDKAMKLQPVACRFVRRENYKTIVKVVNPVNVNSHAGTSVTSQQEGRAHDSTMPTIAYDDQEMASQCKVNGQHGVQRYARVASEVGKPSHGNE; translated from the exons ATGGCGAAGGTACATACCATCATCTCCGCAGAACCGGACAGCGGCAGTGACGATGGTTCAGAAGACAGCGATGCTGCTTATTTCCTG GATGACTTCGTGGTCGAAACAAATGTCCCGGACGAA CTGAGTCGTCCCATCTGGAAGGTCAACGATAACATCCTGAGGAAGTACGTCCCTTACAAGAACAAACCGAACTGGTACATCGCCTCGAACTGC TACCTGGGGTTAAGAGGATGTGGGAAGAAATTCCGCTCTATCACCCCCAAATTCAAGAGACTAGAGAAGAACAAGCAGATTGTGAAGATCGTGCCATCTGATTCTCTTAAACATTACAGTAATGCAG ATGAGCAGGTTAAAGAGGGTGCCACAGACACTATAACAAGGGTGAATGACATGGCTAATGAAATAGGTCGTCCTCACGACCCCACGGGTGGGAGGGTCCATTC TAGCACTCGGACTGTCGGAAAACGGAAGAACTCCAGCATTGCCATTGCTTCTTTCGCAGAGATTCTCCGTCGGTACCCTGTTGTCTTTCCGGATGAGGAGAACAAAGACTCGGGAGGGGAGAATTCGTCCTTCATG GAAAGGTTTGTTGTGGACGTCAAAACGATCGGCCAG GAGGACCAGCCTATATGGGAAATGAAGAGCACATTTCTGAAGAAATATGTCCCATACAAGAACAAGCTTCAGCGACGTTGGTATATTGGATCAAATTGT TACCTCGGCTGGACCGGAGACAACGCCATGAAGTTACAACCGGTGGCATGCAAGTTTGTTCGCAGAGAAAACTACAAGACTATCGTCCAAGTTGTAAACCCCTCAAATGTAGACAGCCACGCCAGTACTACTAGTGTGACTAGTCAACAAGAAG GACGAGCGCCTGACAGCACTACGCCCACAACGATCTACGGTGATCAGGATATGACTTTACAAGGCAAAGTGAATGGACAACGTGGAGTACAGTGCTGTACAAACAATGCGTCACAAGTTGGAATACCGAGCCAAGACCAAGAATGGGTAAGTGTCTGTGATATCTCCCCGCCGTCTGTTGATGTCCTAAAGGGAACAACAGAATGGGACTGTACGATCCTACCAGAGGACGACATCTTCAAAGAGCTGAATGACTTTGCGACACAAACAGAAGGTTTCTCTTCGGACAAGACagaagaggaggagaaggaTCAAGAAAGAACGAGGACCATCGTTGAAACACTGCTTGCTGGGCTAG aCGACGAGTCTAAAGAGGAGTCCACCGACACCATTACAAGAGTGAATGACATGGCTGAAGACACCGCTACAGCCCCTACCGGTGGAAGGGTCGAACC CACTCAGACGCCGTCTGTCGGAAAACGGAAGAACTGCACAATTGCTTCTTTCGCCGAGGTTCTCAGTCGGGACCCTGTTGTCTTTCCGAATGAGGACAGCGAAGACTCAGGAGGGGAGAATTCGTCTTTCATG GAAAGGTTTGTTGTGGACGTTAAAACCATCAACCAG AAGAACCAGCCTATATATGAGATGAAAACCACGCTTCTGAAGAAATATGTCCCGTACAAGAACAAACAGCGTTGCTACATTGGATCAAACTGT TACCTTGGTTGGGCCGGAGACAAAGCCATGAAGTTACAACCGGTGGCATGCAGGTTTGTTCGCAGGGAAAACTACAAGACTATCGTCAAAGTTGTAAACCCGGTAAATGTAAACAGCCACGCCGGTACTAGTGTGACCAGTCAACAAGAAG GACGAGCGCATGACAGCACTATGCCCACAATAGCCTATGACGATCAGGAAATGGCGTCGCAATGCAAAGTGAATGGACAACATGGAGTACAGCGCTATGCGAGAGTTGCATCAGAAGTTGGAAAACCGAGCCATGGCAACGAATGA
- the LOC136430791 gene encoding uncharacterized protein isoform X3, with protein MAKVHTIISAEPDSGSDDGSEDSDAAYFLDDFVVETNVPDELSRPIWKVNDNILRKYVPYKNKPNWYIASNCYLGLRGCGKKFRSITPKFKRLEKNKQIVKIVPSDSLKHYSNADEQVKEGATDTITRVNDMANEIGRPHDPTGGRVHSTRTVGKRKNSSIAIASFAEILRRYPVVFPDEENKDSGGENSSFMERFVVDVKTIGQEDQPIWEMKSTFLKKYVPYKNKLQRRWYIGSNCYLGWTGDNAMKLQPVACKFVRRENYKTIVQVVNPSNVDSHASTTSVTSQQEGRAPDSTTPTTIYGDQDMTLQGKVNGQRGVQCCTNNASQVGIPSQDQEWVSVCDISPPSVDVLKGTTEWDCTILPEDDIFKELNDFATQTEGFSSDKTEEEEKDQERTRTIVETLLAGLDDESKEESTDTITRVNDMAEDTATAPTGGRVEPSTQTPSVGKRKNCTIASFAEVLSRDPVVFPNEDSEDSGGENSSFMERFVVDVKTINQKNQPIYEMKTTLLKKYVPYKNKQRCYIGSNCYLGWAGDKAMKLQPVACRFVRRENYKTIVKVVNPVNVNSHAGTSVTSQQEGRAHDSTMPTIAYDDQEMASQCKVNGQHGVQRYARVASEVGKPSHGNE; from the exons ATGGCGAAGGTACATACCATCATCTCCGCAGAACCGGACAGCGGCAGTGACGATGGTTCAGAAGACAGCGATGCTGCTTATTTCCTG GATGACTTCGTGGTCGAAACAAATGTCCCGGACGAA CTGAGTCGTCCCATCTGGAAGGTCAACGATAACATCCTGAGGAAGTACGTCCCTTACAAGAACAAACCGAACTGGTACATCGCCTCGAACTGC TACCTGGGGTTAAGAGGATGTGGGAAGAAATTCCGCTCTATCACCCCCAAATTCAAGAGACTAGAGAAGAACAAGCAGATTGTGAAGATCGTGCCATCTGATTCTCTTAAACATTACAGTAATGCAG ATGAGCAGGTTAAAGAGGGTGCCACAGACACTATAACAAGGGTGAATGACATGGCTAATGAAATAGGTCGTCCTCACGACCCCACGGGTGGGAGGGTCCATTC CACTCGGACTGTCGGAAAACGGAAGAACTCCAGCATTGCCATTGCTTCTTTCGCAGAGATTCTCCGTCGGTACCCTGTTGTCTTTCCGGATGAGGAGAACAAAGACTCGGGAGGGGAGAATTCGTCCTTCATG GAAAGGTTTGTTGTGGACGTCAAAACGATCGGCCAG GAGGACCAGCCTATATGGGAAATGAAGAGCACATTTCTGAAGAAATATGTCCCATACAAGAACAAGCTTCAGCGACGTTGGTATATTGGATCAAATTGT TACCTCGGCTGGACCGGAGACAACGCCATGAAGTTACAACCGGTGGCATGCAAGTTTGTTCGCAGAGAAAACTACAAGACTATCGTCCAAGTTGTAAACCCCTCAAATGTAGACAGCCACGCCAGTACTACTAGTGTGACTAGTCAACAAGAAG GACGAGCGCCTGACAGCACTACGCCCACAACGATCTACGGTGATCAGGATATGACTTTACAAGGCAAAGTGAATGGACAACGTGGAGTACAGTGCTGTACAAACAATGCGTCACAAGTTGGAATACCGAGCCAAGACCAAGAATGGGTAAGTGTCTGTGATATCTCCCCGCCGTCTGTTGATGTCCTAAAGGGAACAACAGAATGGGACTGTACGATCCTACCAGAGGACGACATCTTCAAAGAGCTGAATGACTTTGCGACACAAACAGAAGGTTTCTCTTCGGACAAGACagaagaggaggagaaggaTCAAGAAAGAACGAGGACCATCGTTGAAACACTGCTTGCTGGGCTAG aCGACGAGTCTAAAGAGGAGTCCACCGACACCATTACAAGAGTGAATGACATGGCTGAAGACACCGCTACAGCCCCTACCGGTGGAAGGGTCGAACC TAGCACTCAGACGCCGTCTGTCGGAAAACGGAAGAACTGCACAATTGCTTCTTTCGCCGAGGTTCTCAGTCGGGACCCTGTTGTCTTTCCGAATGAGGACAGCGAAGACTCAGGAGGGGAGAATTCGTCTTTCATG GAAAGGTTTGTTGTGGACGTTAAAACCATCAACCAG AAGAACCAGCCTATATATGAGATGAAAACCACGCTTCTGAAGAAATATGTCCCGTACAAGAACAAACAGCGTTGCTACATTGGATCAAACTGT TACCTTGGTTGGGCCGGAGACAAAGCCATGAAGTTACAACCGGTGGCATGCAGGTTTGTTCGCAGGGAAAACTACAAGACTATCGTCAAAGTTGTAAACCCGGTAAATGTAAACAGCCACGCCGGTACTAGTGTGACCAGTCAACAAGAAG GACGAGCGCATGACAGCACTATGCCCACAATAGCCTATGACGATCAGGAAATGGCGTCGCAATGCAAAGTGAATGGACAACATGGAGTACAGCGCTATGCGAGAGTTGCATCAGAAGTTGGAAAACCGAGCCATGGCAACGAATGA
- the LOC136430791 gene encoding uncharacterized protein isoform X4, which translates to MAKVHTIISAEPDSGSDDGSEDSDAAYFLDDFVVETNVPDELSRPIWKVNDNILRKYVPYKNKPNWYIASNCYLGLRGCGKKFRSITPKFKRLEKNKQIVKIVPSDSLKHYSNADEQVKEGATDTITRVNDMANEIGRPHDPTGGRVHSSTRTVGKRKNSSIAIASFAEILRRYPVVFPDEENKDSGGENSSFMERFVVDVKTIGQYLGWTGDNAMKLQPVACKFVRRENYKTIVQVVNPSNVDSHASTTSVTSQQEGRAPDSTTPTTIYGDQDMTLQGKVNGQRGVQCCTNNASQVGIPSQDQEWVSVCDISPPSVDVLKGTTEWDCTILPEDDIFKELNDFATQTEGFSSDKTEEEEKDQERTRTIVETLLAGLDDESKEESTDTITRVNDMAEDTATAPTGGRVEPSTQTPSVGKRKNCTIASFAEVLSRDPVVFPNEDSEDSGGENSSFMERFVVDVKTINQKNQPIYEMKTTLLKKYVPYKNKQRCYIGSNCYLGWAGDKAMKLQPVACRFVRRENYKTIVKVVNPVNVNSHAGTSVTSQQEGRAHDSTMPTIAYDDQEMASQCKVNGQHGVQRYARVASEVGKPSHGNE; encoded by the exons ATGGCGAAGGTACATACCATCATCTCCGCAGAACCGGACAGCGGCAGTGACGATGGTTCAGAAGACAGCGATGCTGCTTATTTCCTG GATGACTTCGTGGTCGAAACAAATGTCCCGGACGAA CTGAGTCGTCCCATCTGGAAGGTCAACGATAACATCCTGAGGAAGTACGTCCCTTACAAGAACAAACCGAACTGGTACATCGCCTCGAACTGC TACCTGGGGTTAAGAGGATGTGGGAAGAAATTCCGCTCTATCACCCCCAAATTCAAGAGACTAGAGAAGAACAAGCAGATTGTGAAGATCGTGCCATCTGATTCTCTTAAACATTACAGTAATGCAG ATGAGCAGGTTAAAGAGGGTGCCACAGACACTATAACAAGGGTGAATGACATGGCTAATGAAATAGGTCGTCCTCACGACCCCACGGGTGGGAGGGTCCATTC TAGCACTCGGACTGTCGGAAAACGGAAGAACTCCAGCATTGCCATTGCTTCTTTCGCAGAGATTCTCCGTCGGTACCCTGTTGTCTTTCCGGATGAGGAGAACAAAGACTCGGGAGGGGAGAATTCGTCCTTCATG GAAAGGTTTGTTGTGGACGTCAAAACGATCGGCCAG TACCTCGGCTGGACCGGAGACAACGCCATGAAGTTACAACCGGTGGCATGCAAGTTTGTTCGCAGAGAAAACTACAAGACTATCGTCCAAGTTGTAAACCCCTCAAATGTAGACAGCCACGCCAGTACTACTAGTGTGACTAGTCAACAAGAAG GACGAGCGCCTGACAGCACTACGCCCACAACGATCTACGGTGATCAGGATATGACTTTACAAGGCAAAGTGAATGGACAACGTGGAGTACAGTGCTGTACAAACAATGCGTCACAAGTTGGAATACCGAGCCAAGACCAAGAATGGGTAAGTGTCTGTGATATCTCCCCGCCGTCTGTTGATGTCCTAAAGGGAACAACAGAATGGGACTGTACGATCCTACCAGAGGACGACATCTTCAAAGAGCTGAATGACTTTGCGACACAAACAGAAGGTTTCTCTTCGGACAAGACagaagaggaggagaaggaTCAAGAAAGAACGAGGACCATCGTTGAAACACTGCTTGCTGGGCTAG aCGACGAGTCTAAAGAGGAGTCCACCGACACCATTACAAGAGTGAATGACATGGCTGAAGACACCGCTACAGCCCCTACCGGTGGAAGGGTCGAACC TAGCACTCAGACGCCGTCTGTCGGAAAACGGAAGAACTGCACAATTGCTTCTTTCGCCGAGGTTCTCAGTCGGGACCCTGTTGTCTTTCCGAATGAGGACAGCGAAGACTCAGGAGGGGAGAATTCGTCTTTCATG GAAAGGTTTGTTGTGGACGTTAAAACCATCAACCAG AAGAACCAGCCTATATATGAGATGAAAACCACGCTTCTGAAGAAATATGTCCCGTACAAGAACAAACAGCGTTGCTACATTGGATCAAACTGT TACCTTGGTTGGGCCGGAGACAAAGCCATGAAGTTACAACCGGTGGCATGCAGGTTTGTTCGCAGGGAAAACTACAAGACTATCGTCAAAGTTGTAAACCCGGTAAATGTAAACAGCCACGCCGGTACTAGTGTGACCAGTCAACAAGAAG GACGAGCGCATGACAGCACTATGCCCACAATAGCCTATGACGATCAGGAAATGGCGTCGCAATGCAAAGTGAATGGACAACATGGAGTACAGCGCTATGCGAGAGTTGCATCAGAAGTTGGAAAACCGAGCCATGGCAACGAATGA
- the LOC136430791 gene encoding uncharacterized protein isoform X1, translated as MAKVHTIISAEPDSGSDDGSEDSDAAYFLDDFVVETNVPDELSRPIWKVNDNILRKYVPYKNKPNWYIASNCYLGLRGCGKKFRSITPKFKRLEKNKQIVKIVPSDSLKHYSNADEQVKEGATDTITRVNDMANEIGRPHDPTGGRVHSSTRTVGKRKNSSIAIASFAEILRRYPVVFPDEENKDSGGENSSFMERFVVDVKTIGQEDQPIWEMKSTFLKKYVPYKNKLQRRWYIGSNCYLGWTGDNAMKLQPVACKFVRRENYKTIVQVVNPSNVDSHASTTSVTSQQEGRAPDSTTPTTIYGDQDMTLQGKVNGQRGVQCCTNNASQVGIPSQDQEWVSVCDISPPSVDVLKGTTEWDCTILPEDDIFKELNDFATQTEGFSSDKTEEEEKDQERTRTIVETLLAGLDDESKEESTDTITRVNDMAEDTATAPTGGRVEPSTQTPSVGKRKNCTIASFAEVLSRDPVVFPNEDSEDSGGENSSFMERFVVDVKTINQKNQPIYEMKTTLLKKYVPYKNKQRCYIGSNCYLGWAGDKAMKLQPVACRFVRRENYKTIVKVVNPVNVNSHAGTSVTSQQEGRAHDSTMPTIAYDDQEMASQCKVNGQHGVQRYARVASEVGKPSHGNE; from the exons ATGGCGAAGGTACATACCATCATCTCCGCAGAACCGGACAGCGGCAGTGACGATGGTTCAGAAGACAGCGATGCTGCTTATTTCCTG GATGACTTCGTGGTCGAAACAAATGTCCCGGACGAA CTGAGTCGTCCCATCTGGAAGGTCAACGATAACATCCTGAGGAAGTACGTCCCTTACAAGAACAAACCGAACTGGTACATCGCCTCGAACTGC TACCTGGGGTTAAGAGGATGTGGGAAGAAATTCCGCTCTATCACCCCCAAATTCAAGAGACTAGAGAAGAACAAGCAGATTGTGAAGATCGTGCCATCTGATTCTCTTAAACATTACAGTAATGCAG ATGAGCAGGTTAAAGAGGGTGCCACAGACACTATAACAAGGGTGAATGACATGGCTAATGAAATAGGTCGTCCTCACGACCCCACGGGTGGGAGGGTCCATTC TAGCACTCGGACTGTCGGAAAACGGAAGAACTCCAGCATTGCCATTGCTTCTTTCGCAGAGATTCTCCGTCGGTACCCTGTTGTCTTTCCGGATGAGGAGAACAAAGACTCGGGAGGGGAGAATTCGTCCTTCATG GAAAGGTTTGTTGTGGACGTCAAAACGATCGGCCAG GAGGACCAGCCTATATGGGAAATGAAGAGCACATTTCTGAAGAAATATGTCCCATACAAGAACAAGCTTCAGCGACGTTGGTATATTGGATCAAATTGT TACCTCGGCTGGACCGGAGACAACGCCATGAAGTTACAACCGGTGGCATGCAAGTTTGTTCGCAGAGAAAACTACAAGACTATCGTCCAAGTTGTAAACCCCTCAAATGTAGACAGCCACGCCAGTACTACTAGTGTGACTAGTCAACAAGAAG GACGAGCGCCTGACAGCACTACGCCCACAACGATCTACGGTGATCAGGATATGACTTTACAAGGCAAAGTGAATGGACAACGTGGAGTACAGTGCTGTACAAACAATGCGTCACAAGTTGGAATACCGAGCCAAGACCAAGAATGGGTAAGTGTCTGTGATATCTCCCCGCCGTCTGTTGATGTCCTAAAGGGAACAACAGAATGGGACTGTACGATCCTACCAGAGGACGACATCTTCAAAGAGCTGAATGACTTTGCGACACAAACAGAAGGTTTCTCTTCGGACAAGACagaagaggaggagaaggaTCAAGAAAGAACGAGGACCATCGTTGAAACACTGCTTGCTGGGCTAG aCGACGAGTCTAAAGAGGAGTCCACCGACACCATTACAAGAGTGAATGACATGGCTGAAGACACCGCTACAGCCCCTACCGGTGGAAGGGTCGAACC TAGCACTCAGACGCCGTCTGTCGGAAAACGGAAGAACTGCACAATTGCTTCTTTCGCCGAGGTTCTCAGTCGGGACCCTGTTGTCTTTCCGAATGAGGACAGCGAAGACTCAGGAGGGGAGAATTCGTCTTTCATG GAAAGGTTTGTTGTGGACGTTAAAACCATCAACCAG AAGAACCAGCCTATATATGAGATGAAAACCACGCTTCTGAAGAAATATGTCCCGTACAAGAACAAACAGCGTTGCTACATTGGATCAAACTGT TACCTTGGTTGGGCCGGAGACAAAGCCATGAAGTTACAACCGGTGGCATGCAGGTTTGTTCGCAGGGAAAACTACAAGACTATCGTCAAAGTTGTAAACCCGGTAAATGTAAACAGCCACGCCGGTACTAGTGTGACCAGTCAACAAGAAG GACGAGCGCATGACAGCACTATGCCCACAATAGCCTATGACGATCAGGAAATGGCGTCGCAATGCAAAGTGAATGGACAACATGGAGTACAGCGCTATGCGAGAGTTGCATCAGAAGTTGGAAAACCGAGCCATGGCAACGAATGA